One genomic window of Undibacterium cyanobacteriorum includes the following:
- the rplN gene encoding 50S ribosomal protein L14, producing the protein MIQTESRLEVADNTGAREVLCIKVLGGSKRRYAGIGDVIKVTVKSAAPRGRVKKGEIYNAVVVRTAKGVRRQDGSLVKFDGNAAVLLNAKLEPIGTRIFGPVTRELRTERFMKIVSLAPEVL; encoded by the coding sequence ATGATTCAAACAGAAAGCCGGCTAGAAGTGGCTGACAATACTGGTGCGCGCGAAGTTTTGTGCATTAAAGTATTGGGCGGTTCTAAGCGTCGTTATGCAGGGATCGGTGACGTAATCAAGGTCACAGTGAAATCCGCTGCTCCACGCGGTCGCGTGAAAAAAGGTGAAATTTACAACGCAGTTGTAGTTCGCACTGCTAAAGGTGTTCGTCGTCAAGATGGCTCTTTGGTGAAGTTCGACGGCAATGCTGCGGTGTTGTTAAATGCAAAGCTCGAGCCAATCGGAACACGTATTTTCGGCCCAGTGACACGCGAATTGCGTACTGAGCGTTTTATGAAAATCGTTTCGCTTGCTCCTGAAGTGCTGTAA
- the rplX gene encoding 50S ribosomal protein L24: MNKIRKNDEVIVLTGKDKGKRGQVQQCIDGDYVVVAGVNVAKKATKPNPMTGAVGGIVDKLMPIHVSNVALFNAASGKADRVGFKVVDGKKVRVYKSTGEVVKA; this comes from the coding sequence ATGAATAAGATTCGTAAAAACGACGAAGTCATCGTCTTGACGGGTAAAGACAAAGGTAAGCGCGGTCAAGTGCAGCAATGCATCGATGGCGATTACGTTGTTGTTGCAGGTGTTAATGTTGCTAAGAAAGCGACTAAGCCTAACCCAATGACTGGAGCAGTTGGTGGTATCGTTGATAAATTGATGCCGATTCATGTTTCCAATGTTGCGTTGTTCAACGCTGCATCTGGTAAAGCAGACCGTGTAGGTTTTAAAGTTGTGGATGGCAAAAAAGTCCGCGTCTATAAATCTACTGGCGAAGTTGTGAAGGCGTAA
- the rplE gene encoding 50S ribosomal protein L5, translating into MARLQALYKDKIVADLTEKFSYKSPMEVPRILKITLNMGLAEAVADKKVIEHAVGDLTKIAGQKPVVTKARKAIAGFKIREGYPIGCMVTLRGAHMYEFLDRLVTVALPRVRDFRGVSGRAFDGRGNYNIGIKEQIIFPEIEYDKIDALRGMNISITTTAKTDEEAKALLAAFKFPFRN; encoded by the coding sequence ATGGCCCGTCTACAAGCATTATACAAAGATAAAATCGTTGCAGATTTGACAGAGAAGTTCTCTTACAAATCTCCAATGGAAGTTCCTCGCATCTTGAAAATCACCCTCAATATGGGTTTGGCTGAAGCCGTTGCTGATAAAAAAGTAATCGAGCACGCAGTTGGTGATTTGACGAAGATTGCAGGTCAAAAGCCTGTTGTAACTAAAGCGCGTAAAGCGATCGCGGGTTTTAAAATCCGTGAAGGCTATCCAATCGGTTGCATGGTCACATTGCGTGGCGCTCACATGTACGAATTCTTGGATCGTCTCGTAACAGTAGCTTTGCCACGCGTTCGTGACTTCCGCGGTGTTTCTGGCCGTGCGTTCGATGGTCGTGGTAACTACAACATCGGTATTAAGGAACAAATCATTTTCCCTGAAATCGAGTACGACAAGATTGATGCGTTGCGTGGTATGAATATCAGTATCACTACAACAGCTAAGACCGACGAAGAAGCAAAAGCGCTTCTCGCCGCATTTAAATTTCCGTTCAGAAACTGA
- the rpsN gene encoding 30S ribosomal protein S14 has protein sequence MAKLALINREQKRADLVKKFAGKRAELKAIIDDQSKTEEERYLARLKLQALPRNSNPTRQRNRCALTGRPRGTFRKFGLGRIKVREFAMRGEIPGMTKASW, from the coding sequence ATGGCAAAACTGGCACTGATTAATCGTGAGCAAAAGCGTGCAGATTTGGTGAAGAAATTCGCTGGCAAACGCGCCGAATTGAAGGCCATCATTGATGACCAATCAAAAACTGAAGAAGAGCGTTATTTAGCTCGTTTGAAGTTGCAGGCATTGCCACGTAACTCCAATCCGACACGTCAGCGCAATCGTTGCGCATTGACAGGTCGTCCACGTGGAACATTCCGTAAATTCGGTTTGGGCCGTATTAAAGTCCGTGAATTCGCTATGCGTGGTGAAATTCCGGGTATGACTAAAGCTAGCTGGTAA
- the rpsH gene encoding 30S ribosomal protein S8 — protein sequence MSMSDPIADMLTRIRNAQVVQKTAVAMPSSKVKVAIANVLKDEGYIEDFAVVDAAGKSELKIGLKYYAGRPVIERLERVSRPGLRIYKGKDEIPSVMNGLGVAIVSTPKGVMTDRKARATGVGGEVICYVA from the coding sequence ATGAGTATGAGCGATCCTATCGCCGATATGCTGACCCGCATCCGTAATGCGCAAGTTGTTCAAAAAACTGCAGTTGCGATGCCATCTTCCAAAGTAAAAGTTGCGATTGCAAACGTTTTGAAAGATGAAGGTTACATTGAGGATTTCGCAGTAGTTGATGCTGCTGGTAAGTCCGAATTGAAAATCGGTTTGAAATATTATGCAGGACGTCCTGTAATCGAACGCTTGGAACGTGTTTCACGTCCAGGTCTCCGTATTTACAAAGGTAAAGACGAGATTCCAAGTGTGATGAACGGTTTGGGCGTGGCCATCGTGTCCACACCTAAGGGCGTTATGACTGACCGCAAAGCGCGCGCAACCGGTGTCGGTGGCGAAGTTATTTGCTACGTCGCCTAA
- the rplF gene encoding 50S ribosomal protein L6, with amino-acid sequence MSRVGKMPIALPAGAEVAISAAAITVKGPMGVLTQSLNGLVSVANEGGSLNFSPANDSREANAMTGTLRALVNNMVTGVTKGFERKLTLVGVGYKAQAQGDKLNLSLGFSHPVVHDMPAGVTCATPTPTEILIKGMDKQKVGQVAAEVRAYRSPEPYKGKGVRYADEVVVIKETKKK; translated from the coding sequence ATGTCTCGAGTAGGTAAAATGCCAATCGCGTTGCCAGCAGGTGCAGAAGTTGCCATCTCCGCAGCAGCGATTACAGTAAAAGGCCCGATGGGCGTATTGACACAAAGCTTGAATGGCTTGGTGTCTGTAGCTAACGAAGGTGGTTCGTTGAATTTTTCTCCAGCGAACGACAGCCGTGAAGCAAATGCAATGACAGGTACTTTGCGTGCATTGGTCAACAATATGGTGACTGGTGTTACTAAAGGCTTCGAGCGTAAGCTGACATTGGTAGGCGTTGGTTATAAAGCACAAGCACAAGGCGACAAATTGAATTTGTCCTTGGGTTTTTCGCACCCTGTCGTTCATGACATGCCAGCTGGCGTGACATGCGCAACGCCAACACCAACTGAAATCCTTATTAAAGGTATGGATAAACAGAAGGTTGGTCAGGTCGCAGCTGAAGTTCGTGCATACCGCAGCCCAGAGCCTTATAAAGGCAAGGGTGTCCGCTACGCGGATGAAGTGGTTGTGATTAAAGAAACCAAGAAGAAGTAA
- the rplR gene encoding 50S ribosomal protein L18: protein MDKKQSRLRRATQTRAKIAELKATRLSVHRTNQHIYASVIDANANVVASASTVEAEVRAELAAASKHGGNAAAATLIGKRVAEKALKAGITEVAFDRSGFRYHGRVKALAEAAREAGLKF, encoded by the coding sequence ATGGATAAGAAACAATCACGTCTGCGCCGCGCGACTCAAACCCGTGCCAAAATCGCAGAGCTTAAAGCGACTCGCTTGTCTGTGCACCGTACAAATCAACACATCTACGCTAGCGTTATTGACGCTAACGCAAATGTTGTTGCTTCCGCTTCGACAGTTGAAGCAGAAGTACGTGCAGAGTTGGCAGCGGCATCTAAGCACGGTGGTAATGCTGCGGCAGCCACTTTGATTGGCAAGCGCGTTGCAGAAAAAGCGTTGAAAGCTGGCATCACGGAAGTTGCGTTTGATCGCTCCGGTTTTCGTTACCACGGTCGTGTGAAGGCGTTGGCAGAAGCCGCGCGTGAAGCCGGCTTGAAGTTCTAA
- the rpsE gene encoding 30S ribosomal protein S5 — protein sequence MAKMQAKTAADKPDDGMREKMIAINRVTKVVKGGRIMGFAALTVVGDGDGRIGMGKGKSKEVPVAVQKAMEEARRKMIKVTLKNGTLQHTVIGKHGASSVMISPAKEGTGVIAGGPMRAIFEVLGVTNVVAKSNGSTNPYNMVRATLNGLAKMSTPAEIAAKRGKSVEEILG from the coding sequence ATGGCAAAAATGCAAGCAAAAACAGCAGCCGACAAGCCGGATGATGGCATGCGCGAAAAAATGATCGCGATCAACCGCGTAACCAAAGTGGTTAAGGGTGGTCGTATCATGGGCTTCGCAGCATTGACAGTTGTTGGTGACGGTGACGGCCGTATCGGTATGGGTAAAGGAAAATCGAAAGAAGTTCCAGTAGCCGTACAAAAAGCGATGGAAGAAGCACGTCGCAAGATGATCAAGGTTACGTTGAAGAATGGCACATTGCAACACACCGTTATCGGTAAGCATGGTGCATCTTCCGTAATGATCTCTCCTGCGAAAGAAGGTACTGGCGTTATCGCTGGTGGTCCAATGCGTGCGATTTTCGAAGTGTTGGGTGTAACAAACGTTGTTGCGAAGTCTAACGGTTCCACAAATCCATACAACATGGTTCGTGCAACTTTGAATGGCTTGGCAAAAATGAGCACTCCAGCTGAGATCGCAGCGAAACGCGGCAAGTCCGTTGAAGAAATTTTGGGCTAA
- the rpmD gene encoding 50S ribosomal protein L30 — MTKTVKVQLVKGLIGTRDDHRATVRGLGLRRVNSVRELEDTPAVRGMINKVSYLVKVVS, encoded by the coding sequence ATGACTAAAACAGTAAAAGTGCAATTGGTCAAAGGCTTGATCGGTACGCGCGACGACCATCGTGCAACTGTGCGTGGTCTGGGTTTGCGTCGTGTCAATTCCGTTCGTGAATTGGAAGACACACCAGCAGTGCGCGGTATGATCAACAAAGTCTCGTATCTTGTGAAGGTTGTATCGTAA
- the rplO gene encoding 50S ribosomal protein L15: MELNTIQPADGAKHAKRRVGRGIGSGLGKTAGRGHKGQKSRTGGFHKVGFEGGQMPLQRRLPKRGFKSLATPYKAEVRLSDLENLPVTEIDMLALKQAGLVSDLARVVRVILSGEITKKVTLTGLIATKGAKAAIEAAGGTVA; the protein is encoded by the coding sequence ATGGAATTAAATACAATCCAACCAGCTGATGGCGCAAAACACGCAAAACGTCGTGTTGGTCGCGGTATCGGTTCTGGTTTAGGTAAGACAGCTGGCCGTGGTCACAAAGGTCAAAAATCCCGTACTGGTGGTTTCCACAAAGTAGGTTTCGAAGGCGGTCAAATGCCTTTGCAACGTCGCTTGCCAAAACGTGGTTTCAAATCTTTGGCGACTCCATACAAAGCAGAAGTTCGTTTGTCTGACTTGGAAAACTTGCCAGTAACAGAAATCGACATGTTGGCCTTGAAACAAGCAGGTTTGGTATCTGACTTGGCTCGCGTTGTACGCGTGATTCTGTCCGGCGAGATCACAAAGAAAGTAACTTTGACTGGCTTGATCGCCACAAAAGGTGCTAAAGCTGCGATCGAAGCTGCCGGCGGCACAGTCGCTTAA
- the secY gene encoding preprotein translocase subunit SecY, protein MATSPQQTKSAASGFPWGRLWFLLGALVVYRIGAHIPVPGIDPTVLEQLFKQNQNGILGMFNMFSGGALAKFTILALGITPYISASIIMQLMTVVSPQLEALKKEGESGRRKITQYTRYGTLVLGVIQAFFIAFGLETQPGLVLDPGMAFRFTTVVTLVTGTMFLMWLGEQITERGLGNGISIIIFAGIVAGLPGALAGLFDLVHTGAMQPISAIIICVMVAAVTFLVVFVERGQRKILVNYAKRQVGNKVYGGQSSHLPLKLNMAGVIPPIFASSIIMLPATITGMFAKGAADQESGFVRFLQDLASSLSTGEPVHALLYAVTIIFFCFFYTALVFNSKETADNLKKSGAFVPGIRPGEQTARYIDKILMRLTLIGAMYISLVCLLPELLIAHWKVPFYFGGTSLLIIVVVTMDFMAQVQNYVMSQQYESLLRKANFKGGLPTR, encoded by the coding sequence TTGGCAACATCTCCTCAACAAACGAAAAGTGCGGCAAGTGGATTTCCATGGGGACGACTCTGGTTCCTGCTTGGCGCGCTGGTTGTATATAGGATAGGTGCACACATCCCTGTTCCTGGAATTGATCCAACCGTCCTTGAGCAATTATTTAAGCAAAACCAAAATGGTATTTTGGGTATGTTTAACATGTTCTCGGGCGGCGCGTTAGCAAAGTTCACGATTTTAGCGCTTGGTATCACACCTTACATCTCTGCATCGATCATTATGCAGTTGATGACGGTGGTCTCTCCTCAGTTGGAGGCCTTGAAAAAAGAAGGTGAATCTGGTCGTCGTAAGATTACACAGTACACTCGTTATGGCACCTTGGTTCTTGGTGTTATTCAAGCTTTCTTCATCGCTTTTGGCTTAGAAACACAACCTGGTCTGGTTTTAGATCCAGGAATGGCGTTCCGCTTCACGACAGTGGTAACACTGGTGACAGGTACGATGTTCTTGATGTGGTTGGGTGAGCAAATTACAGAGCGTGGCTTGGGCAATGGTATCTCTATCATTATCTTCGCCGGTATCGTGGCAGGTTTGCCTGGTGCGTTAGCAGGTCTCTTTGACTTGGTACACACTGGTGCGATGCAACCAATTTCAGCAATTATCATCTGCGTGATGGTGGCTGCAGTAACATTCTTGGTGGTATTCGTAGAACGTGGTCAACGCAAGATTTTGGTTAATTATGCGAAACGCCAAGTGGGCAATAAAGTGTATGGTGGTCAAAGTAGTCATCTACCATTGAAGCTCAATATGGCTGGTGTGATCCCACCGATTTTCGCATCATCGATCATCATGTTGCCTGCAACGATCACTGGCATGTTTGCCAAGGGCGCTGCAGATCAGGAATCTGGTTTCGTGCGCTTCTTGCAGGATTTGGCTAGTTCTTTGTCGACTGGCGAGCCAGTGCATGCGCTGTTGTATGCGGTTACGATCATTTTCTTCTGCTTCTTCTACACCGCGTTGGTGTTCAACAGCAAAGAAACTGCTGACAACTTGAAGAAGAGTGGTGCGTTTGTTCCGGGTATTCGTCCGGGTGAGCAAACAGCACGCTACATCGATAAGATCCTGATGCGTTTGACGCTGATTGGTGCGATGTACATCTCTTTGGTTTGCTTGTTGCCTGAATTGTTGATCGCTCATTGGAAAGTACCATTCTATTTCGGCGGTACATCACTGCTGATTATCGTGGTCGTGACAATGGACTTCATGGCGCAAGTACAAAACTATGTCATGTCGCAGCAGTACGAGTCGCTTCTGCGTAAAGCAAATTTCAAGGGCGGCTTACCAACACGGTAA
- the infA gene encoding translation initiation factor IF-1, with amino-acid sequence MAKDDVIQMQGEILENLPNATFRVKLENGHVVLGHISGKMRMNYIRILPGDKVTVELTPYDLSRARIVFRTK; translated from the coding sequence ATGGCAAAAGACGACGTTATACAGATGCAGGGAGAGATTCTTGAGAATCTTCCGAATGCAACATTTCGAGTTAAGTTGGAAAATGGGCATGTTGTGCTAGGCCATATTTCAGGAAAGATGCGGATGAACTACATTCGCATTCTCCCTGGTGATAAGGTGACAGTAGAATTGACGCCTTACGATTTGAGCCGAGCACGAATCGTGTTCAGGACCAAGTAA
- the rpmJ gene encoding 50S ribosomal protein L36, which produces MKVLASVKRICRNCKIIKRKGVVRVICTEPRHKQRQG; this is translated from the coding sequence ATGAAAGTTCTCGCATCAGTTAAGCGGATTTGCCGCAACTGCAAAATCATCAAGCGCAAAGGTGTTGTTCGTGTAATTTGCACAGAACCACGCCATAAACAGCGCCAAGGTTAA
- the rpsM gene encoding 30S ribosomal protein S13: MARIAGVNIPNHQHTVIGLQAIYGIGRPRAEDICAATGVPTTKKVKDLDDSELEKLRDGIAKYVVEGDLRREISMNIKRLMDLGCYRGLRHRKGLPVRGQRTRTNARTRKGPRKAAQSLKK; this comes from the coding sequence ATGGCACGTATCGCAGGGGTTAATATCCCAAATCATCAGCATACCGTAATCGGCTTACAAGCTATCTATGGTATTGGCCGCCCACGCGCGGAAGACATTTGCGCAGCAACAGGTGTTCCAACCACTAAAAAGGTTAAAGATCTGGACGACAGCGAATTAGAAAAGCTCCGTGACGGTATTGCAAAATACGTCGTGGAAGGTGATCTTCGTCGTGAAATCTCGATGAACATCAAGCGTTTGATGGACTTAGGCTGCTACCGCGGTCTGCGTCATCGCAAAGGCTTGCCTGTTCGTGGTCAACGTACACGTACAAATGCACGTACACGTAAGGGCCCACGTAAAGCAGCGCAATCATTGAAAAAATAA
- the rpsK gene encoding 30S ribosomal protein S11 — protein MAKAQNNAAAARARKKVKKNVAEGIAHVHASFNNTIITITDRQGNALSWATAGGQGFKGSRKSTPFAAQVAAEAAGKVAVECGIKNLEVRIKGPGPGRESSVRALNNLGIKISLIQDVTPVPHNGCRPPKRRRI, from the coding sequence ATGGCAAAAGCACAAAATAACGCAGCGGCAGCACGCGCTCGTAAAAAAGTTAAGAAAAATGTTGCTGAAGGTATCGCACACGTTCACGCATCTTTCAACAACACCATCATCACGATCACTGATCGTCAAGGCAATGCATTGTCTTGGGCAACAGCTGGTGGTCAAGGTTTTAAAGGCTCTCGTAAATCTACACCGTTCGCAGCTCAGGTTGCAGCGGAAGCCGCTGGTAAAGTGGCTGTAGAATGCGGTATCAAAAATCTTGAAGTACGTATCAAAGGCCCAGGCCCAGGTCGTGAGTCCTCTGTGCGTGCTTTGAATAATTTGGGTATCAAGATCTCTTTGATCCAAGACGTTACGCCAGTTCCACACAACGGCTGCCGTCCTCCAAAGCGTCGTCGTATCTAA
- the rpsD gene encoding 30S ribosomal protein S4 yields the protein MARYIGPKAKLSRREGTDLFLKSARRSLDSKCKLDVKPGQHGAKSGARTSDFGNQLREKQKVKRMYGVLERQFRRYFAEADRQKGNTGETLLKLLESRLDNVAYRMGFGSTRAEARQLVSHKAFTVNGQVVNIASYQVKAGDVVAVREKAKKQTRIVEALSLAESIGMPSWVAVDSKKMEGTFKSMPDRSDIAQDVNESLIVELYSR from the coding sequence GTGGCACGTTATATCGGACCAAAAGCAAAATTATCCCGCCGCGAAGGCACGGACCTCTTTCTGAAAAGCGCACGTCGCTCTTTGGATTCCAAATGCAAATTGGATGTAAAACCAGGTCAACACGGTGCAAAATCTGGTGCACGTACTTCTGACTTCGGTAACCAATTGCGCGAAAAGCAAAAAGTAAAACGTATGTACGGCGTATTGGAACGTCAATTCCGTCGTTATTTCGCAGAAGCTGATCGTCAAAAAGGTAACACTGGCGAAACTTTGTTGAAATTGTTGGAATCCCGTTTGGACAACGTTGCATACCGTATGGGTTTCGGCTCCACACGTGCAGAAGCACGTCAATTGGTCAGCCACAAAGCATTCACAGTGAACGGCCAAGTTGTTAACATCGCTTCTTACCAAGTTAAAGCTGGTGACGTTGTTGCTGTTCGTGAAAAAGCGAAGAAGCAAACACGTATCGTTGAAGCTTTGTCTTTGGCTGAAAGCATCGGCATGCCATCTTGGGTTGCAGTTGATTCCAAGAAAATGGAAGGCACCTTCAAGTCTATGCCAGACCGTAGCGATATCGCTCAAGACGTCAACGAATCCTTGATCGTCGAATTGTATTCTCGTTAA